A single region of the Pyricularia oryzae 70-15 chromosome 4, whole genome shotgun sequence genome encodes:
- a CDS encoding caleosin domain-containing protein yields MGMGDSDTANGTVRTSVPGVPVTIERKPFVQDEHEDQRLPNAGTARVNTAASYEHPNGTTEDGYARRHSHQTVLQQHCDFFDRDQDGVIWPQDTFVGFYRLGFGVILSLISVFIIHGNFSYPTSPSWIPDAFFRIHLDRIHKDKHGSDTGTYDTEGRFVPQKFEDIFAKYAPGQDSLTWRDVMQVLHGQRLYADPIGWFAAVFEWLATYILLWPEDGHMKKDDIRGVYDGSIFYTIAARREERVRQKSS; encoded by the exons ATGGGAATGGGCGATTCTGACACTGCCAACGGCACTGTACGTACGTCAGTTCCGGGGGTTCCTGTCACGATCGAGCGGAAGCCCTTCGTCCAGGACGAGCATGAGGACCAGAGGCTGCCCAACGCTGGCACGGCCCGTGTCAACACTGCCGCCTCGTATGAGCATCCAAACGGAACGACCGAGGACGGCTATGCCAGGCGACACAGCCACCAGACGGTGCTGCAGCAGCACTGTGACTTTTTCGACCGGGACCAAGACGGTGTGATTTGGCCGCAAGACACCTTTGTCGGCTTCTACCGTCTTGGCTTTGGTGTAATTCTGTCGCTGATTTCCGTCTTCATCATCCACGGCAACTTTTCCTACCCCACGAGTCCATCCTGGATTCCGGATGCTTTCTTCAGGATCCACCTCGACCGTATCCACAAGGACAAGCACGGCTCTGATACGGGCACCTATGACACCGAGGGGCGGTTCGTGCCGCAGAAGTTTGAGGACATCTTTGCCAAGTACGCCCCCGGACAGGACAGCCTCACCTGGAGAGATGTTATGCAGGTTTTGCACGGCCAGCGGCTGTACGCAGACCCCATTGGCTGGTTTGCCGCGGTATTTGAAT GGCTTGCAACGTATATTCTACTATGGCCAGAAGATGGACACATGAAGAAGGATGATATCAGGGGAGTCTACGACGGCAGCATCTTCTATACCATCGCTGCCCGTCGGGAGGAACGGGTCAGGCAGAAGAGCAGCTAG